Proteins from a genomic interval of Toxotes jaculatrix isolate fToxJac2 chromosome 5, fToxJac2.pri, whole genome shotgun sequence:
- the dkk3b gene encoding dickkopf-related protein 3b has translation MSGIMLLSVSLSLCLLWATGGTARSGALILRDALERGPVSLNDMFREVEELMEDTQHILEEAVDQITTESAKSSLVSPDLLLNYHNQTKKIIKNGDGAVHVLDRTDKETNNKTGETHLSHIHMEISGHWNSVDHECMVDEDCGDLKYCLYEIENSKCLPCIPTDMPCTKDEECCSDQMCVWGQCTVNATKGTEGTICQGQSDCRPDLCCAFQRELLFPVCNPKPGKGESCLSHPNLLMDMLAWDQEGPRDHCPCADYLQCQPHGRGSVCGE, from the exons atgtCCGGTATCATGCTGCTGTCGGTGTCTTTGAGTTTGTGCTTGTTGTGGGCGACCGGCGGCACTGCGCGGAGCGGGGCTCTGATCCTGCGGGACGCCCTGGAACGGGGCCCGGTCAGTCTGAACGACATGTTCCgagaagtggaggagctgatggaggaTACCCAGCACATACTGGAGGAGGCAGTGGATCAG ATAACTACTGAGAGTGCTAAATCATCTTTAGTGTCACCAGATCTGCTTCTCAACTACCACAACCAGACTAAGAAGATTATTAAGAATGGAGACGGAGCCGTTCATGTCCTAGATAGGACAGACAAG GAGACTAATAACAAAACCGGGGAGACTCATCTTTCACACATCCATATGGAGATCTCTGGTCATTGGAACAGCGTGGACCAC GAATGCATGGTGGATGAGGACTGTGGCGACCTGAAATACTGCCTATATGAGATTGAGAACTCCAAGTGCCTCCCCTGCATACCAACAGATATG CCCTGCACTAAGGATGAGGAGTGTTGCTCggatcagatgtgtgtgtggggccaGTGCACAGTCAATGCCACCAAAGGAACAGAGGGAACTATCTGTCAGGGTCAGAGCGACTGCAGGCCCGACCTCTGCTGTGCCTTTCAACGAG AGCTGTTATTTCCAGTGTGTAACCCCAAACCAGGGAAGGGGGAGTCCTGTCTGAGCCACCCCAACCTGTTGATGGATATGCTGGCCTGGGACCAGGAAGGTCCCCGTGACCACTGCCCCTGTGCTGACTACCTCCAATGCCAGCCTCATGG ACGTGGATCTGTTTGTGGGGAGTGA
- the LOC121181919 gene encoding dual specificity tyrosine-phosphorylation-regulated kinase 4-like, translated as MTVLKPKSVPGKGVKPTQQMVLPSSSKSPQKARQGFSCTQGAVLPPVSKGQQKAHSLYQQTLFPPSRMCLQKTAPQCAIQLHLTEYELEELREYKQVWYLGEKANKTCYSKVTDTEPFSSNSSGYDTEEGYYKAIINDHLAYRFEILELIGKGYSGQVFKCMDHKTMELVAIKVFRNINRVHQLGKAEVKILETLREADKNNTANIVHMKESFYFHNHLCVTFGLFAKDLNRALKDTDQRRLKETEIRKYTVDVLKCLQMLRRNRIIHGDIKPDNVLLHEKDGETHTAISDFGASYFVRHRDQPPVHTLYYASPEVLLGKTCSPATDMWSLGCTLAELHLGHRLFRGHDSVEQFSCIMKVLGIPPSELLVEAPKRNKYFDLCGAPLKIKDIRRHRTTLAKRLNSDSARFVDFIQRCLEYDPTKRMTPGEALRHPWITENPCRAKPATSARKTRSDAPVLSRKKKPALKKRVKMPPVRLQPTNKTKAKKGGKKTHKGPT; from the exons ATGACCGTACTGAAACCAAAGTCTGTGCCTGGAAAGGGTGTCAAGCCCACTCAACAGATGGTCCTACCATCAAGCAGCAAGAGTCCTCAGAAAGCCCGGCAGGGTTTCAGCTGCACTCAGGGAGCGGTCCTGCCACCTGTCTCCAAGGGCCAGCAGAAAGCCCACAGTCTCTATCAGCAAACTTTGTTCCCACCATCCCGCATGTGCCTACAGAAAACTGCCCCTCAGTGTGCTATTCAG CTACATCTGACAGAGTATGAGCTGGAAGAACTCAGAGAATACAAACAGGTGTGGTACCTGGGGGAGAAGGCCAACAAGACTTGTTATTCAAAGGTCACAGATACTGAGCCTTTCAGTTCTAACAGCTCTGGCTATGACACTGAGGAAGGATACTACAAAGCA ATTATCAATGACCATTTGGCCTACCGCTTTGAAATATTGGAGTTGATTGGGAAAGGCTACTCCGGACAGGTCTTCAAGTGCATGGACCACAAGACCATGGAACTGGTGGCCATCAAGGTCTTTCGAAACATAAACAG AGTTCATCAGCTGGGAAAGGCTGAAGTGAAGATTTTAGAAACCCTGCGAGAGGCAGACAAGAACAACACAGCCAACATCGTCCATATGAAGGAGAGCTTCTACTTCCATAATCACCTCTGCGTCACTTTTGGGCTCTTTGC aaagGACCTAAATAGAGCCTTAAAAGACACTGATCAGCGTAGACTGAAGGAGACGGAGATCAGGAAATACACGGTAGATGTGCTAAAGTGTCTACAGATGCTCAGAAGGAATAGGATCATCCATGGTGACATTAAACCG gATAATGTACTGCTCCACGAAAAGGATGGTGAAACGCACACAGCAATCAGTGACTTTGGAGCGAGCTACTTTGTGAGACACAGAG ACCAGCCTCCTGTCCACACTCTGTACTACGCGTCTCCAGAGGTGCTCCTTGGCAAAACATGCAGCCCTGCTACTGACATGTGGAGCCTGGGCTGCACGCTAGCTGAGCTCCACCTTGGTCACCGCCTCTTTCGTGGACATGACAGCGTAGAGCAGTTCAGCTGTATAATGAAG GTGCTGGGCATCCCTCcctcagagctgctggtggAAGCTCCCAAAAGAAACAAGTACTTTG ATTTATGTGGTGCCCCGCTGAAAATCAAAGACATAAGACGCCACAGAACCACTCTGGCCAAACGCCTGAATTCTGACAGTGCCCGTTTTGTGGATTTCATTCAGCGCTGCCTTGA ATATGATCCAACAAAGCGCATGACACCAGGGGAGGCCCTGCGGCATCCATGGATTACTGAGAATCCATGCCGGGCCAAACCTGCAACGAGTGCTCGAAAAACTAGATCAG ATGCCCCAGTGCTCTCCAGAAAGAAAAAGCCTGCCCtgaagaaaagagtgaaaatgcCACCGGTGCGTTTACAGCCAACCAACAAGACCAAAGCAAAGAAGGGTGGAAAAAAGACACATAAAGGTCCCACATGA